One window from the genome of Nitrospira defluvii encodes:
- a CDS encoding TVP38/TMEM64 family protein, which translates to MPRPDRPSAPSRLRKRLPFRTLLKWAAFLLLILGGYGLSFWFDFSELLHPERITGWLQQAGPWAPLIFMALMAASVVISPIPSLPLDIAAGATFGPMLGTAYAVFGAEIGAIASFFIGRMLGQEVLTKLLRTNVAFCERCSDRHLAIFVLLARLVPLFSFDVISYGAGLTNMSLRAFALATFVGMIPPTFALTYAGSRVASGVWLMMVSGLAMVAMMVLLPKLVLRYPTARWVRLLRGEMPVADHAHVPSMQPVAVTIDGAPRCDSCGGPLS; encoded by the coding sequence ATGCCCCGTCCGGATAGACCCTCCGCTCCCTCCCGGCTGCGGAAACGGCTGCCGTTCCGTACGCTCCTCAAATGGGCTGCCTTTCTCCTGCTCATCCTTGGCGGGTACGGGCTCAGCTTCTGGTTCGATTTCAGCGAACTCCTGCATCCGGAACGGATTACCGGCTGGCTTCAGCAAGCGGGACCATGGGCGCCGCTGATCTTTATGGCGCTGATGGCGGCGAGCGTCGTGATCAGCCCAATTCCGAGTCTGCCGCTGGACATCGCCGCCGGCGCTACCTTCGGCCCGATGCTGGGCACCGCCTATGCCGTATTCGGCGCGGAGATCGGCGCGATCGCGAGCTTTTTCATCGGACGGATGTTGGGACAGGAAGTTCTGACCAAACTGCTGCGCACCAACGTCGCGTTCTGCGAACGATGCTCGGACCGGCATCTGGCGATCTTTGTTCTGCTGGCCCGGCTGGTCCCGCTCTTCTCGTTCGACGTGATCAGTTATGGCGCCGGCCTGACCAACATGTCCCTCCGGGCCTTCGCCCTGGCCACGTTTGTCGGGATGATTCCGCCGACCTTCGCGCTGACCTATGCGGGCAGTCGAGTCGCCTCTGGCGTGTGGCTGATGATGGTGTCCGGTCTGGCCATGGTGGCCATGATGGTGCTTCTTCCGAAGCTGGTGCTCCGTTACCCCACCGCGCGCTGGGTTCGCCTGCTGCGCGGTGAGATGCCGGTCGCGGACCATGCACATGTTCCGTCCATGCAACCGGTGGCTGTGACCATAGACGGCGCCCCGCGATGCGATTCCTGCGGCGGACCGTTGAGTTAA